A window of the Trichoplusia ni isolate ovarian cell line Hi5 chromosome 4, tn1, whole genome shotgun sequence genome harbors these coding sequences:
- the LOC113492503 gene encoding LOW QUALITY PROTEIN: leucine-rich repeat and immunoglobulin-like domain-containing nogo receptor-interacting protein 2 (The sequence of the model RefSeq protein was modified relative to this genomic sequence to represent the inferred CDS: inserted 3 bases in 3 codons; deleted 1 base in 1 codon; substituted 1 base at 1 genomic stop codon): MQFYTELQHLDLSQNRXSNIPTKSFAYQRKLQELTLDHNKISSVTNTXFQGLNSLTVLNLKRNYLEELTNGVFTTLPRLEEXNLGQNGISRIDPRAFAGLSALRXLYLDDNQLSSIPTTSFSLLGSLAELHVGLNAFSFLPDDAFAGLNRLTVLDLNGAGLSNISEFAFRGLPGLRSLNLFGNRLITVPTMQLAGLTRLEDLYIGQNEFLTLESHSFKGLKNLKLLDITGATQLERIEKGAFEDNINLETVILANNKKLATLEDCSLLGLPKLRHLSLKDNAIVTLSETVFIGKELKQLDLTNNPIFCDCQLLWLHQLLNDKSNFTQIHCASPEHLKDKPLRNLNADDLGCVLHDTRQQTIICIIVVACVATIATLVLILYRYRKSMQEKLKDYKWNKGRKNLEYHKPISTEEDCILELYASPSVFFMSGGQGSARRPQRSGGGGTLPANGFTYIGGDTRPHQPLTLNNGAPAHHLNNGSLRSLPDKKNNRNGIVCHPENFQRNLDTRYSRKQENGYIRNSETIIGFPRNDREYEREHAEYSEPEYSIIPESGYGRALEDYPRSCTHSNTFNC, from the exons ATGCAGTTTTACACAGAGCTGCAACACCTAGACCTGTCCCAGAACCGCTAGTCAAACATACCGACGAAAAGTTTTGCGTATCAACGG AAACTTCAAGAGCTCACCTTGGatcataacaaaatatcatcaGTCACCAATA ACTTTCAAGGCCTCAACTCGCtgacagttttaaatttaaaacgaaattatcTTGAAGAGTTGACGAACGGAGTATTTACCACCTTACCAAGGTTGGAGG CTAATTTAGGACAAAATGGAATTTCGAGGATTGATCCCAGAGCGTTCGCCGGCTTGTCTGCTTTGC ATCTATACTTGGATGATAACCAGCTGAGTTCGATACCGACGACATCCTTCAGCCTCCTGGGCAGCCTCGCTGAGTTGCACGTAGGCTTGAATGCGTTCTCCTTCCTACCGGACGACGCTTTCGCAGGTCTCAACAGACTGACGGTGTTAGATCTCAACGGAGCAGGACTTTCCAACATAAGTGAATTTGCATTCCGTGGTCTTCCAGGACTGAGAAGTCTCAATCTATTTGGAAATAGACTAATCACCGTCCCTACAATGCAATTAGCTGGTCTAACAAGATTAGAGGATTTGTATATCGGACAAAATGAATTCCTGACTCTTGAAAGTCATTCGTTTAAGGGTTTGAAGAATTTGAAGTTATTGGATATCACCGGTGCGACACAATTAGAACGAATTGAAAAAGGAGCATTTGAGGATAATATCAACTTAGAAACAGTTATTTTGGCGAATAACAAGAAATTGGCAACTCTAGAAGACTGCTCATTATTGGGATTGCCGAAACTACGACACCTTTCCCTGAAAGATAATGCCATTGTTACTTTAAGCGAAACGGTGTTCATTGGAAAAGAACTTAAGCAATTAGATTTAACCAATAATCCAATTTTCTGTGACTGCCAACTGCTATGGCTGCACCAGTTGCTAAATGATAAGAGCAACTTTACTCAAATACATTGCGCAAGTCCTGAACACTTGAAAGACAAGCCTCTCAGAAACCTGAATGCCGATGACTTGGGCTGTGTGCTACATGATACGCGACAACAAACTATAATCTGCATTATAGTAGTCGCCTGTGTAGCCACTATTGCCactttagtattaattttgtacAGATATCGTAAGAGCATGCAAGAGAAGCTGAAAGACTACAAGTGGAACAAGGGACGAAAGAACCTTGAGTACCACAAGCCCATTTCGACGGAGGAGGACTGCATA CTAGAGCTTTACGCCTCCCCGAGCGTGTTCTTCATGTCAGGCGGCCAGGGCTCCGCGCGCCGGCCGCAGCGCTCGGGGGGCGGCGGCACGCTGCCCGCTAATGGATTCACGTACATCGGCGGCGACACGCGTCCGCATCAACCGCTCACGCTCAATAATGGCGCACCAGCACACCACCTCAACAACGGTTCCTTGCGATCTCTGCCGGATAAGAAGAACAATCGCAATGGCATCGTGTGTCACCCGGAAAACTTCCAGAGGAACCTGGACACGCGTTACTCCAGAAAGCAGGAGAACGGCTACATCCGTAACTCAGAAACCATAATCGGTTTCCCGCGCAACGACCGCGAGTACGAGCGCGAGCACGCGGAGTACAGCGAGCCCGAGTACTCCATCATCCCGGAGAGCGGCTACGGGCGCGCGCTCGAGGACTACCCGCGCTCCTGCACACACTCCAATACGTTCAACTGTTGA